Proteins co-encoded in one Xanthomonas campestris pv. badrii genomic window:
- a CDS encoding tetratricopeptide repeat protein — translation MHTATRLPPDTLQQAIDAHRSGQFDRAAQLYRQVLDAQPAHVDAQHFHGVLLHQRGQSDAAVVSITQALALDPAQPDACNNLGNIHRECGRLGDAEQCYRRALTLAPAHADALANLAAVLEAQRRPQEAFVTYAALLHTHPDSAQAHYLLGLFLRNNAQAAEHLQQSVECLQQACTLAPEHLPAREALGTGLYLLGEHVQAQAVYRAWLARDPGNAVAAHMLAACGGVAAPPRAGDSYVRELFDGFADSFDEQLLHNLDYRAPQRLADALAACLPAPSANLAILDAGCGTGLCAPLLRPYAQQLVGVDLSPGMVAKAQQRGGYDALEVAELTAYLQGTPARWDVVACADTLVYFGALQPVLAAAAGALRPGGVLGFTVEALETDGDRVDLDASGRYQHSHAHVVAALHSAGLQPMAILLDVLRSERGQPVHGWVVTARTPAQC, via the coding sequence ATGCACACCGCCACCCGCCTGCCGCCGGACACCTTGCAACAGGCCATCGACGCGCACCGCAGCGGCCAGTTCGACCGCGCCGCGCAGTTGTACAGGCAGGTGCTGGATGCACAGCCCGCGCACGTGGACGCACAGCATTTCCACGGCGTCCTGCTGCATCAGCGCGGGCAGAGCGACGCAGCCGTGGTCTCGATCACCCAGGCGCTTGCGCTGGACCCCGCCCAGCCGGATGCGTGCAACAACCTGGGCAACATCCACCGCGAATGCGGGCGGCTGGGCGATGCCGAACAGTGCTACCGCCGCGCCCTGACGCTGGCACCCGCCCATGCCGATGCGCTGGCCAATCTGGCTGCGGTGCTGGAAGCGCAGCGGCGCCCGCAGGAGGCCTTCGTCACCTACGCGGCGCTGTTGCATACCCATCCGGACTCGGCACAGGCGCACTATTTGCTGGGGCTGTTCCTGCGCAACAACGCGCAGGCCGCCGAGCATCTGCAGCAGTCGGTGGAGTGCCTGCAGCAGGCCTGCACCCTGGCGCCGGAGCATCTGCCGGCGCGCGAGGCGCTGGGCACCGGGCTCTACCTGCTTGGCGAGCACGTGCAGGCGCAGGCGGTCTATCGTGCGTGGCTGGCGCGCGACCCGGGCAATGCGGTGGCCGCGCACATGCTCGCGGCCTGCGGTGGCGTCGCCGCGCCGCCGCGTGCCGGGGACAGCTATGTACGCGAGCTGTTCGATGGCTTTGCCGACAGCTTCGACGAACAACTGCTGCACAACCTGGACTACCGCGCGCCCCAGCGCCTGGCCGACGCATTGGCGGCATGCCTGCCCGCGCCGAGCGCCAACTTGGCCATCCTGGATGCCGGCTGCGGCACAGGATTGTGCGCGCCCCTGCTGCGGCCGTATGCGCAGCAGCTGGTGGGTGTGGACCTGTCGCCAGGCATGGTGGCCAAGGCGCAGCAGCGCGGCGGCTACGATGCGCTGGAGGTGGCCGAACTCACCGCCTACCTGCAGGGGACGCCCGCGCGCTGGGATGTGGTGGCCTGCGCAGACACGCTGGTGTACTTCGGCGCGCTGCAACCGGTGCTGGCGGCGGCGGCCGGTGCATTGCGGCCTGGCGGCGTGCTTGGCTTCACCGTCGAGGCGCTGGAGACAGACGGCGACCGGGTCGACCTGGATGCCAGCGGCCGCTATCAGCACAGCCATGCGCATGTGGTGGCCGCCTTGCACAGCGCCGGTCTGCAGCCGATGGCAATCTTGCTGGATGTGCTGCGCAGCGAGCGTGGCCAGCCTGTGCACGGATGGGTCGTGACGGCGCGCACGCCTGCGCAGTGCTGA
- a CDS encoding PAAR domain-containing protein, with amino-acid sequence MQPAARLTDLHVCPMVTGVVPHVGGPILGPGAPTVLIGGLPAARIGDAAVCVGPPDSIVAGAPTVLIAGQPAARLGDSTAHGGVITLGCFTVLIG; translated from the coding sequence ATGCAACCCGCCGCACGCCTGACCGACCTGCACGTCTGCCCGATGGTGACCGGGGTGGTGCCGCACGTGGGCGGCCCCATCCTCGGCCCCGGTGCGCCCACGGTACTGATCGGCGGCCTGCCTGCCGCACGCATCGGCGATGCGGCGGTGTGTGTGGGCCCGCCGGACAGCATCGTGGCCGGTGCGCCCACCGTGTTGATCGCCGGGCAGCCGGCCGCACGCCTGGGCGACAGCACCGCACATGGCGGGGTGATCACCCTGGGGTGCTTCACCGTGCTGATCGGCTGA